Proteins from a single region of Streptomyces vinaceus:
- a CDS encoding FAD-dependent monooxygenase, whose product MADLIAGESRPTREGEAVPAAAGASDLDVLVVGAGPTGLLTAVELLRRGIRVRVIDRAVEPMLTPKALSVWPRALDILEDTGLGGVVDEESVRINTLSYFSERRPLASFGFSDDLACRTLPQHVTERLLTQRFEELGGKIERGVRLLALDGLDYSGRIEATDGVTAVLETPEGLQRLKVPFVVGADGAGSAVRGQLGVGFEGSTYEMAFALIDARIDGYLPPDECHFYQSANGALVIVPIPGGIFRFLSVMPQGGGEVDVPMMQAVIDERGPRGVRIKEAVWKAVFRVHARRASEFQRGRVFLAGDAAHVHSPAGGQGMNNGLQDAHNLAWKLAAVIRGESPSSLLSSYGEERAEVTRQLVRDTDFQTRAWLFKSRATVAARDAAFRLLDRTGIVSEFYAPVMAGRRLSYPPVRDTQQPSGWTGCRVRRSLPGALEVGAVFPRRLALAYGISGADADPHGWNLAVVPDGNRAWEEELGHIVAQWPLLRQVTLRRRDAAPQAGCRSAGFYLIRPDGHIAAHGHARDLGRLEAELRLSFS is encoded by the coding sequence ATGGCTGACCTGATAGCCGGCGAGAGCCGGCCCACGAGAGAGGGCGAAGCGGTACCCGCCGCCGCCGGGGCGTCCGACCTGGACGTCCTGGTGGTCGGGGCCGGCCCCACCGGCCTGCTGACCGCCGTCGAACTGCTGCGGCGCGGCATCCGGGTCCGCGTGATCGACCGTGCCGTCGAACCCATGCTGACCCCCAAGGCCCTGTCCGTCTGGCCGCGCGCCCTCGACATCCTGGAGGACACCGGTCTGGGCGGCGTGGTCGACGAGGAGTCCGTACGGATCAACACGCTGAGCTACTTCTCCGAACGGCGCCCCCTGGCCTCCTTCGGGTTCTCGGACGACCTGGCGTGCCGCACCCTGCCCCAGCACGTCACCGAGCGGCTGCTCACCCAGCGGTTCGAGGAGCTCGGCGGCAAGATCGAGCGCGGGGTGCGGCTGCTGGCCCTCGACGGGCTGGACTACTCCGGCCGGATCGAGGCCACCGACGGCGTGACGGCGGTGCTGGAGACCCCCGAGGGGCTGCAGCGGCTGAAGGTGCCGTTCGTCGTCGGCGCGGACGGCGCCGGCAGCGCCGTCCGGGGCCAACTCGGCGTCGGATTCGAGGGATCGACGTACGAGATGGCGTTCGCACTCATCGATGCCCGCATCGATGGGTACCTACCTCCGGACGAGTGCCACTTCTACCAGTCCGCCAACGGCGCGCTGGTGATCGTGCCCATCCCGGGCGGGATCTTCCGGTTCCTGTCGGTGATGCCCCAGGGCGGCGGCGAGGTCGACGTCCCGATGATGCAGGCCGTCATCGACGAGCGCGGGCCCCGCGGCGTACGGATCAAGGAGGCGGTTTGGAAGGCCGTGTTCCGGGTTCACGCCCGGCGGGCGAGCGAGTTCCAGCGCGGCCGGGTCTTCCTGGCGGGCGACGCCGCCCACGTACACAGTCCGGCCGGCGGGCAGGGCATGAACAACGGCCTCCAGGACGCGCACAACCTCGCCTGGAAGCTGGCCGCGGTGATCCGGGGCGAGTCCCCCTCCTCGCTGCTCTCCTCGTACGGCGAGGAGCGTGCGGAGGTCACCCGGCAGCTCGTGCGGGACACCGACTTCCAGACCAGGGCCTGGCTGTTCAAGTCCAGGGCCACGGTGGCGGCGCGCGACGCGGCGTTCCGGCTCCTCGACCGGACCGGGATCGTCTCGGAGTTCTACGCCCCGGTAATGGCCGGCCGCCGGCTCTCCTACCCGCCGGTCCGCGACACCCAGCAGCCCTCGGGCTGGACGGGCTGCCGCGTACGGCGTTCCCTGCCCGGCGCACTGGAGGTCGGGGCGGTCTTCCCGCGCCGTCTGGCACTCGCGTACGGGATCTCCGGAGCGGACGCCGACCCGCACGGCTGGAACTTGGCGGTCGTCCCGGACGGGAACAGGGCCTGGGAAGAGGAATTGGGCCACATCGTGGCGCAATGGCCACTGTTGCGGCAAGTGACGCTTCGGCGCCGCGACGCCGCCCCGCAGGCCGGATGTCGCTCCGCGGGGTTCTACCTGATCCGGCCGGACGGTCATATCGCCGCTCACGGCCATGCGCGGGATCTGGGACGACTCGAAGCGGAACTCCGACTCTCCTTTTCTTGA